TTGTTTGCTCAATCACTGGCAAAGTTGGAggtactataaaaaaaaaaagtgtttttgaatAGTTCATATTAAGATATCTTCCTGGATTTTTTAGAAATCACCCGCGAGGTAAAGTGTTTTCAAAAGTCTCAGCTGGATTCAAAATGGGGGCCTGATATGTGGGTGGATGGCTAATCGGAAACTAaatggcgtgtgtgtgtgtgtgtgtgtttttttgtttttttttttagaaatggtGCACTTTGATGTCGGCCTAtatgtggtctttgattatgGGAAGAAACTTCTCACATCAAGAGACAGCACATCACAGGAgcaccttcttgctgtgagccGCTAAATGCTGAAACCCCCTGATGCCCTCCATACCTTGTGCATTTAGTCTAAATCCTGACCTTGTGGAGAACAGGAAATGAGTCGTATAGCTCTGACCCCCTAGGATAGGAAGCGCTCATAATCTTTTGAGCTCTGAACTCACTGCCATGCAGCTGGGGCTAAACATATTGCCGTGGAACTGGACTACTTTGTGGGCAGCCAAAGACGGTCAGTTGAACTAAATAGGCTGCTGTGCTATAATTATTTAGAGGAAGGAGCTGTGACGCAGTTTCACCAACATAATCACTGCATCGGTGTTTGATATCGGAAAAACATGGTGGGCCGCTTCGCCTGTTTGTACACATCAGAGATAACAAAGATCAAAATCGTGCGAATCATGCCGATCGTGCGTGTTCACATCCTTTGCTAAGCAGCAGGTTCTTTCTTTCATCGTTTGCTGCGCGGCGCTATTGAAGGGGGGGCTTTCCATCTGTTGGACACAATGTTTGAACTGAGTTTAAATGTCTCTCGGACACGGAGCGACATCTGACCAGTCGTGCACCGACATCATTAGGGTTTTCAAAAGCTGTCTTTGCCCTCTGAAATATACAAGCTCTTAAATTATGtatagggggggggggggggggggggagggagaaacATCCCCATCCTTGATTGCCATGGTAACAGGTACACAAGGTTATGACTAATGCTGAGGGGATAGGACTGCAGAAGCAGCGAGCTTGATACTCCACGTTGGGCAGCGTGAGCATCCATCAGAGGATAGAGGCTGCAGGTTTCAGCGATAAATGAGCTTATACCTGCCGAGAATAAGGAGCCAACTTGGATCCAGTCATGAATATATTATTCAGGGCAAACTTTAATCTCAATCCTGTCCCGTACCGAGGATCGGCTCGCCTGAGAGGAACTACCAGGATTTAACACATGATCTCAGACAACGGTTGGTGCGTTTCTCTTCGGGCTCAGAGGCAGCCTGAATGAGGAACTACAGCCCACAGCTGACAGATCTCATTCACTGCATTCCTGGTTGTCTATAAAAACAGCTGTGGTTTTCCTGACAACTATTTTGGACCACTTCTACTCAGCGGCAGGCAGTTCTTGCCTGGAACCTTGAATTCATTTTCCACCTTTACTGAAAAGCCCAAAGCACAGATGTGAGTGAGCAGATTGAAAGGTACACACTTGACTTTTACAGCTGCATCCGAGGAGAAGCCACGGGGGGCTCAGCGTTTAGTTGGTTTAGTTGGGGTAAATGGAACCATTTAAGtgtctccttctctgcctcGGGTTGTAGTTTTAACTTAAATCTCCCACTTTAAATCTCTCCACATGGCTGGTGGCCACGTAACTATCTTACATATTATCTACCGACACATGCCATTTCATCACAGCTCTCACTTTACTGCCCCAATGTTCCTAAAAGTTCAACATGGTTGGTGtctgagctctgtgtgtgggtgaaagGCTGTAAAGACTTAAAATTAAACTACCACCAGGAGCATAAATAATATGAATTGCTTCCATTGTATTTTACACTGTTCAACTGTTTGGCCTGCACAATGGCAGTATAAAGCAATGTCTTATTTTTGTATAGACCATCAGTTCAAAAACAGAGATGGGAATAACTACTAACGGTGTCACTGCATCAACTGCACGATAAGTGAGGATGACTGGCTGAGGTGGAGTAAAATTTCATGGCAAGTCAATCagaggcacgcacacacacatatgcacacaaaacacaaacatatttaatttgaGAGATAAAACAATTCGTGATTGTGAAGCTGGAAGCCAAAAAATttgggatcttttttttttcctgattaatTTATTGCTGACAGTTTTTGAGTAGTCATCTTATTCATTAATTGCTTTATACAACAGTGATTCATTATGATGTCCTGTTTTAAGGTGTTACAGAGAATATTTAAATGGATACAGATTTTAAATCTACTGGTGAGTTGTTTAGCAGTTGGGCTATCCTCACACATCAAACCTCAGTAATCAAATACAACAAACTAACTGTAATTACCACAGAACTCGCACACAGGATAAACAATTCAACTGAAGCGAATCCAAGAGTCACGTCAAACATCCAAGTACGAGGCTTTTATTAATCCATAGTGCAGGATTTGGATCGGTCTGCTGTATGGAAGTTAAACAGCTCATTTAGGCCTCATcataacagcagcacagcacaaaGACATCTGGTACCAAACAAGAGGCTCTATATTTAGCCATAATAACAGAGGGGAAAACCGGCAGTCCCGTGAGGTGTGAGATGGTGGATGCCACGGATAGTGAGGCTCCGAGGGCCTCAGCACAAAGGATCCAAAAGTGGCCGGTGTAAGGAAGCATGGCTTGTCCGTGATGCCAAACACATACAGGGATacttataaaaaaaagagacgAGCCTCACAATGCTAATAAGTAACTGAGTCTTGTTATGTTTGCTCTGTGACAcaatcaacacaaacaacatgtcATGCTTTAGCCTTGAGTTTTGGAGCCTGACAGCAGCCGCACTCCGACTCCACACACCCATGTGAGCTCGCCCAGACACAGCTTATCTATAATGCATGATGCATCAGCTCATCCCAGCCTTGCTGACGGACGGTGGGACTTGGCGGCCAAAGACTCTCTGGATTTGATTCTAGTCAACACTGTCAGGACGAGGGAGgaaaactgtgtttctgtgtgctggGCCTCCTTTTGTGGAGCGCCCTCAGTTTAGATGACGGAGAAAATTCGGCTGAGTCGGAGTAGCAATAAGCTCTGGTCTTTTGACACAAATTCACAACAAAGAAGGACTCAACCAGGAATTGGAGTTTTGTAAACACGCCACTGCCATCACATGCTATCTGAACTGAAATGCATGAGGTGAAAAGGTGAGACGTCTCTTATGGATTGTGTGAAGGTTATGAAAACTAATTCATTACCTCCTGTTACCTTGAAAATCTGATCTTATTCACAGATGGCAGAGACAGTGGCCAAGAAATGTCAAAATGGAAAAGATGCACGAGTCCTGAGCTTGACACACTCCACAGTCATCCTTGGAATCTGATGTATTACAGCAATAATAAGGGCAGACTATGAGCTCCCCGGTGGTAATTGTGGCGTCTGAAACAAATTCCTCCTGTTACTGTAAAAAGCACAAGGCTGGGAAACTGAAATTCAAAGTGCCACTAAATcaaaaaatgtatgcaaattGTCTTTCCGTTTAAAAGCGGTAATCAAGGAGAGGAATAAGCTTTGAATGGCTCAGACTCATTCGTTTGAGTTTTATAGCAAAAGGGACACGTTCTACTTCGTTGTCTTGGTTCAGCATATACACTTATAGCTAATGATAGGTAGTTTTTCCTCTATCAACATGTTGGAGACACTGCTCCATGGTGACATGAATGCATCACACTGCTTCTGCAGATTTATCAGCCACAGATTTATGCTGTCAATCTCCGCATTTAACCACATCGCAAATATGCTCTACCAAAAAAAGATCAGATCGAGGAGTTCACTGCGGTGAACTGGACTGCCGACAAAGTTTGAAagtattgggtttttttttttttttattgttaatttaaaGGAGAATCTATGTTCTAAcagacagcacaaaacaaaacaaaataaagcccCCCGCGCCAAAAGAGCTGGagtttgcctttttgtttttttgccaacTTCATTTCACACTTTAACAGACTCAAGCAGTTTTAGAATTAAGTGTGGCAAATGCACGAATAAGCAGGTGTACAGGTGTTCCTGATAAGGTGCTGGGTGTGCTCGATTAGGCTTCAACAAACAGAAGAGTTTATTAGCTGCCTATTTTAACTCTTCAGacaattttatgaaaaaaaaaaacaacaaccccaaaacaataCACTTACTGTATGGTGTGGTAATTACAAACGATGCAATAAACCCCTCAGGTTTTTAAACAGCTTGTAGCCctgctgtgttgtttctttttctccctcatcaTTATACGTGGAGGGAGCTTAAAAAATCCATTTCAGTTTATAGCAGGGTTTCTaaaataatttgacattttgtcgCTAACTAACAAGCGGTATTTGACACCATCGTCATCTCAGCAGCTTTGTGGTGCCACACAGAACCAGACTTTATCAGACACATGAGCTCCGATAACGTGATGTGACCAGTGACGTGTAGTTATCCTTTTCCTTCATATATGGAATCACAGACTAGAACATTTTAGGTTGAAGGCATAGTTGAGCACTGGGAAATATGCTTAGCTTGTTCCAGCTGTTTTCTGCTAtttccagctcagctcagtgtCTCGTGACTGAGGAGTAATATTTAACTTTGCGGTATCAATCCTCTCATCCAAAGTGTTgcgaaaaaaaaagaaaaaagaaaaaaaaaagatgacgcTTGATGAGCTCCTGATAGCAGATTTAATTTGTCGTGTCGTCATTTTTGCCAACTCAATTTGTAGGCTTAGCATGATAACATTTGCAAATTAGctctaaacacaaaaaaaaaaaaaaaaaaacacatgtgaGGCTGATGGAAACTATTTGGTGTATTTAGTCATACGCCaaataatttgacaaattttcCTGGCAATGGCACATCAGGGACCACATTTAAAATTTCCTCAAAATTTATAGATTTGttgttgagacatttcactgaaaatcaaaaatgtgaACTTCATGGTTGATAGTTCGGGGTAACTCTTGGGGTGGTAGTCCGTTGGATGTGTCACCTGGGTGCTGAGTCTCAATCTAATAGTTCAAGCTATACAATAGCTATTAAGATATTCCAGCGGGGATGGACCGGGTGATGAATTGGCCGATCAACTGGCTGGCACTGCCAACCCTAGAGCATTGAGTGACCTGCTTTATTCGAGTATATTTACATAACTTGCTCTCAGTATTTATATCATTGTACCTGGCATTTCCTTTAGCTATcctcatcatttaaaatgagcaaCTCCCAAAAAcagagcacaaaaaaataactggTTAATTTAAACAGCTTTTAGAGCGGTCTGGGAGGGGCTATATTGTGGTGCAGCACTCCACAAAGCCTTGAACACATTATTTATGGAGTCAAGTACCCCATTAAGTAACCGAGGCTGAACTTTAGTGTGGCTCTTTAGCCCAGTTTTCACAATAGCCACAGATTTGGGTTAAAGAGGATCTGTCTGGGTGAACTGGGtgaactgaaaactgaacatCTTTATCCACTGAGCACATGAACGAGCCTGGAATGGTATCTCCACTGTTTGTTAGAAAATAATGTGTGAATTAGAGACATGTAGAGTAAAGACATGAACATCAGCAGCCCCACACCACAGCAAGAAGGCAGTCCTGAGTGTAAAGCTCTATTTAACCCGTTTCTTCTCCAACCTCTGCCCACAGTGCTTCTATTCAGTCACTAATTACAACAGATCCCTGGTGTACAGTTAACTGCAGCAAAGCTGAGGAGTGACGAGGTCGCCGGCAGACACAAGCAGGCCAGGGCGTCATCATGTGCGCCGGTGGCCTCTGTGCTAAAGCCTGTCTTTGCCACTAACAGCAGGCACTGATAGATGGTGACAGGGCTCAGAGTGAGCGAACGGTCAGGTCAGAGTCGCTGACTGCTGAGGCTtcacacaacaaagcagctAACAAGCAGCTAACCAAAATCTCTTGGAACAGCTAAAGCTTGAGTCAAATAACATTTAGGAAGATTCCTGCCTTTTCCAAGGTTTATCGACTGAGATGTTCAGTGAGttactacatttcccacaatgcctcCCATCAAGTCCTAGAGAACATGCCTGAAcgtgtttctgttgtgtgtttctagAGAGATGGCGAGTGTCTGCCAGCTTCTTTCAGAAAGCAAAGAGGCCAGATTGTTACTCTTcacattgaaaacacaacatcctGATACTACATCGGGCTACAGAGAATACACAACAACTGTTACCTTTTCTATTTCTGGCATGGATTCTTTTGTCTTATAGCACAACTGGAAATGTTGTGAAAAATAGCAAACCTAGAAATTGAAAGCCTTGCTCTTTTTCAATGAGCCTCTGTGTTTGCCAGATAAACCCCTgaagtaaacacaaaacaaaagaaggggAGGCGATATtgagatgaaaatgtgtgtatatgtgcattttAAACTTGGAAACCAAGACACAACATTTGTTGCCAGCGTTTAGTTATCACCTTCATTTGCTAGATTAATTCATTTGATGCCATCTATTTGTCGTAACAAAAGAAACCATGCCTGACTCTTGTGGTGAAGTGTTGTGCATAACTTTCCTGGGCCTTGTGTTGCCTTGTGTTGCCTTGCCTACACAGAACACTTACAGCCTCTCAGCAAACCAAAGCCATCTTAGATAAGCATGGTCAGATGCTTTTAATTGCAGAAAACTTGTTCCCGTGTTTGAAAAAGCTTTTAACAGCAGAATAAAGCCAGCCTTCCCCAGTTTCAGCATCAACTatcaatgaaatgtttcattttgcagggCAAGTAGCAAATAAGGTCAACTATGTTGATGCGTAAGGGGAGATACTGAGGTATTTTGACCTTAAGACTACTCCTAAGTCTCTTCGGCTCTTCTTCGAAACTCATTACtgcataaatgaacaaaaataatctGACTGACCAAAGAACGTGTGTACGCTCATTCAGAAACTTCAGCAAAAGGAGAACTGCATACAGAATGTGGGTCGCTGTTTTATAACTGAATTGAATACGATACATGTCCTGATGTGTTCACACAAACTCCACTCTTTCCAGTGGAGCCCACTTGACGGGGGTGGGTGTTAGACTCTGAAGGTAAGTGTTGTGTTCAAGAGGCATGTGAAGTGTGATACTTTCTGAAAACAAATTCTGCTGTGACATTAGAGAGCAACACCAGACCGTGTTAAGTGTGAAATAACAGAACAGCCTCTGCTGTGTGAGCACACGGACACATTTAcattcccacaaacacacatcaccacATGGAACGAATGCAGACAGCACATACCTCTCCCTAGTCTCAGCTCGTATGTTGACCTCATTCTTTCATCCACAGATTTATAGGTTTGTAAGgaggatgttaaaaaaaacaaacaaaacatacaaaaaaaaaaaaaaaaaaaaaaaaatcaagaataaAGGCAAATTAATATCTTCATAGTGTTAAGGTTTTAGTTTTAGATGCTAAATTGTAACAGTAATGGGTGTTAATGTCACAATTAAAAGACAACACCAACACAAAGACACCTTCTCTTCCTTTTACTGGGTGCTGTATAAAGTAATAAGCTTTACTAGTAAATAGTGTGAGCTATAAGCTGATTTTAATGACACATGCTCTGTCTTTCCTGAGCCTATTGAACTGCCTGTATTGACTGGAACACATCCACTGACACCTGCCAGGACTGATGGAACCACAGGAACTGCGTTAACGAATCACCAATAATCGTCCAGCCGACAGCATCCACGGGACCCTCTATCTGGGATTTCAGAAAATCATGTGTCACCAGGTGAACATACAGTGTGGCGCGTCTGCACAGTACTAGCCTGGAGCTGAGAAACACCAATAACATGATGGCTCAGCCACACAGCCTCATCTAACCTCCATCAATCAGCAACTCACTCTGGTGACCTCACATCAGGATCGTTGGCGCTCAGACACGAAACCATCTTGCGCTTTCATTTGTGATGATCTTCCTAACGAGCTTGTGCGGTTTTCTAAATGAACTGCGGCCTCTCCCACACAAAAGCCGGGCTCCGGCCAGTTGAGCTTTTGCTCTGACCCCTACAGTATATCTGAGCTGTGCTTCCTTGAAGCTCTCTGCAGAGCCCCTCTGGCACTGAATCGTGGGTATCCCTGGCTGGCTGTTTCGCTCAGGTTGCAGCATCCAGCACACAGAAGACATTCAGAGCTGCAAAGCTGCAGCTTGGCAGATCACAGGGACCAACTAGCATGTTATGACTGGAGGACAGTCGTAACATGACAGTGGTTTTCTCCTCACACTGCTGGTGCTGGTAAGGACTGTCATTCCCAGGATGCAACTGTCTAGACTGAAACATTAAAGTCTGCAGAGATGAGGATACTCCAGGAGGAGCAAATGATTAGTTTTTAGAGATGCTGAGACTGCAGTGCAAGGACATTTGACTACAAACGAGCATTGTGGGGGAGACCTGGTACACCAGAATAGAATAGGTATGTGGTGTTGTTCTGTACTCTGCCCTGAAGATGCACAGTCCTCAGACCAGGCCTGCACCCATCCTTCACCTACAGAGCCCACTGGGCCACAACAATGTGTGTAAAGAATAAACTCCAGcatccacacaacacactgtgAATCTGGATATTATTGGGTTCCCCAAGCATCATTAACACCAACCTTTTCACTCTTATGATCTGATCCCTCATCGGCTTGATGTCCTGGAAGCTCTGCTGGTTGACAAGGCTGTAGACCAGAATGAATCCTTGGCCGTTTTTGATGTAAAGGTCCCGCATGGAGGCGAACTGCTCGGTGCCGGCGGTGTCAAGGATCTCCAGCACCGAGGGCGACGAGTCCACCTCGATCTCTTTGCGGTAAAAATCCTCTATGGTCGGGTCGTACTTCTCAATGAACGTCCCGGTGACAAACTGCACGGTGAGGGCGGATTTCCCGACCCCACCGCTGCCCAGGACCACCACTTTATACTCGCGCATCGTGGATTAAAATCAAGTCGCAAAGGTATCAATCTCCGCGCGTCATTGAACTGAACTGAGAATTACATTCACCATCCGTGTCCCATTTCCGACCGCTGCTTCAGCTACGGCAGAGCACAAAGACTCGGTGCCCCGACATGGATTTCATTGTGGAAACGTCCCCCCCGTGCAGGCCAGACACTGACGGCTAGACGAGCATCAGAGCACCGCGACTGTCCGAAGCGAGCAccgggaggaggagggaaggatcGGCCGCTGATGTGGACCGTGCGGGTTTTCATCTGCTTAGCTCAGCCCTGTGTGAGCATcaggaaaaagacacaaacaaaccaaaaataaaaaaagaacaacaaacttGCTCCATCGAGGACGCTGGAAAAACGGCGAACAGCTTTTAGCCCCGAGAAATGAACTGCGGGGGTGAAAATGTTTCCAAGCGAGGATGCCGCCGCGGAAAAACTGCCCCGACCGAAGCTACCGGGACACTTGGCTGCGGAACTTGCgtctctttgtttctgtttcaccaTCGCTGGCATGTCTCCGTCTCTCCCCCGCTCTCCGCTGCGAGCCCGGCCGCCATACTATCGGGTGGAGACCCACAGCTGCGGCGTAACGAGCCGGTCCCCGCTCGGCTCCCGTACTGATAGGGGGGCGGGGGCggggagagaagggaggaaaaaaacaaaaaaacaaaaaaaacgaaaaGGCCCCGCCCCTTTGAGACGGACGTGCGGGCGGTCCAATGGCTGCCTCCCGCTGCCCTTAAACCTCACCTGAGCCTGAATGGGGGCCGGACGGAGGGAGCCAGTTAAAATCGGCCGCCACATTTCCGTTCATGTGTTAAAATCCTCATCACTCTGTTGCCCCAGTGACATCCAAGGGGAGCTCGACCAATCGCTGAGGCGACTGGAAGATGCGTATCCAGGGGGAGGATAATGCGCCGGAtgctgttgctatggtaacgctgcagtttgttttttttttctgtctaaatgtgaaaattttggttttaaaaaatgctttagGTGTTTAATATGTagaatatttattctttttttttatatgacatCAGACAGTCGCTCGATTTGAAGTCTGAAGATTTATGTAGAATCAACATTTCCAGGCTAAAATCTGTAAAACCTAGAGACAACACAGTCAgatccatctctctttctcttcaacAGATTTAGGAAAACTTGGAAATCTGTACTTTTCTGGTTCTGGGAATGACTGCTATTaaaattatgcaaaataaatttcCAGTCCAAAATATGGCTCACAGattggcatttatttatttataatattagatttcacacatttttaatataCAGCAACAAAACTATCCATATGAAAAGTTAAATTAAgcacaaatgaaattattttaacaaataaattgaaaaatggGGGACTATATGGACGTGGGAAATTTCTTTTAGTGGCTAGATAATATTGAATTCATAGTTACAGAACAAAGGCAAACTTAGGGACAGATCGAAGATAAGGCAAAGTTCACAAAAAGTCTTCTTTGTCCTCTGACTGATGAGAAAGTGCTTAAGATAATGGC
This portion of the Echeneis naucrates chromosome 21, fEcheNa1.1, whole genome shotgun sequence genome encodes:
- the rap2aa gene encoding ras-related protein Rap-2a isoform X2, with protein sequence MREYKVVVLGSGGVGKSALTVQFVTGTFIEKYDPTIEDFYRKEIEQFASMRDLYIKNGQGFILVYSLVNQQSFQDIKPMRDQIIRVKRYEKVPVILVGNKVDLESEREVSSSEGQALAEEWGCPFMETSAKSKTMVDELFAEIVRQMDYAAQPDKDDPCCSSCNIQ
- the rap2aa gene encoding ras-related protein Rap-2a isoform X1; amino-acid sequence: MREYKVVVLGSGGVGKSALTVQFVTGTFIEKYDPTIEDFYRKEIEVDSSPSVLEILDTAGTEQFASMRDLYIKNGQGFILVYSLVNQQSFQDIKPMRDQIIRVKRYEKVPVILVGNKVDLESEREVSSSEGQALAEEWGCPFMETSAKSKTMVDELFAEIVRQMDYAAQPDKDDPCCSSCNIQ